The nucleotide window AGATCGATCCCACCACCTGCGAGCGTGATTATTCCGAAGCCGAAGTGGAATTCATGAACGCCATGGACGAATACAAACGGACCAGCGGCCGGATGTTCCCAACCTGCAGTGAAGTGCTGGAAGTGATTACTTCCATCGGCTACGCCAAAGTCACGCCTGCTGAGCTAGCGATTCTCGGTCGTGCTCCCGTCGCACAGGAAACCGAAGAGGGAACTGTTGAGGAAGGAAACGAAGAGGCTGGCGAATTCGCGGAAGAGGCTGAATTGGTTAGCTAAGCTGGAAGCGGAGAAGTGTCCAGGTTTTGAGAACGCCGTGGTGAGAGCCGCGGCGTTCTTTCGTTAAGGAAGGGAATCCGCAACGATGTCGCGTAACTCTTCGGGACTGACTTCACCGAGTTGCTTCCCACGTGCGTCGAGTTTCTCGTTGACTTTGATGGCCGTCTCTTGCATCACGCCATGCGTCTCTTCCGAACCTCCGGCCAACACAAAGTTCTTGCCGCGCGTCAGGCGTTTATGGCCATCTTCGGCATCAAAAGCCAACCCAAGTAGGGCAGCGTTTCTGTTGGGACCCTTTTCATCGGGCTTCTTGGGAAGTCGTGAACTCATGGATGCTTCACTTTGGGTTGCAGTCGATGGCGGATCGTGACGGTCATTGCCGCTCGTACTATCCTAGGCACTGGCAGCACTGAGGCAAGTCGAGTGCTGTAGGACGGCCACTCCTGGCCGTCGCTGGGCACACCGCACTGTGGCTGACGGGCAGGAGTGCCCGTCCTAAGCTGCGATCAATCAGCGACGACGGCTCCAGGCCCGTAAGGCGTTCTCGGCTGCCTCGCGACTATCTTTCGTCGCGTCCTTTTTCGGAAGCGGAGGCAGCTTGCCGGGCTCTTTCTTCTTTTTCGAATCAGAAGCCTCATCGATGGACGAATCCTCTGGCGACTCTTCGTCTCTTACGTCGGCCGTGTCGAGGGCTATGGTTTCCGTCGGTTCGCTGGGCAGCTTGTCCTTTGGCAACGGAATAGCACTGGTCTCGTCCATCTGCATCGAGAGAGTTTCTCCTGGACGTTTGACGGGCTCGTCGGGTCCGAGGAGCCAACTGTCGATATCGAGTTCCACTGAGTCGCCGGTCGGGATGTTGGCGGCTCGCTCAACAGCCTCGGCGACGGACTTCACCTTGGGCAACTTCTCGTTCTTCAGGCCGCTACTAATACGGACCTGAAACTTCAACGGTCCAACGACAAGCTCGTCGCCAGCTTTGAGCTCGACTTCGCCTTCGGTTTTCTGGCCGTTGACGAGCGTTCCGTTGCGGCTGCCAAGATCTTTGACCGTGACGCGATTTTCTCCGCGTGAGATCATGCAGTGCTTGCGACTTATGGACGTACTACCGACGCACAGGTGGCATTCTTGGCTCCTGCCAATGGTGAATTCGCTTTTTTTGACGACGATTTTTGCGCCCTTTTTGGCGCCCGCCAGCACTTTTAGAGTGACTTCCATTGCCCCATTCCAGTCATTAGAAAAGGTGCCTCCCCTCAAAAAAACACACGCAAGGGTGTAAAGACCCCACACGGCAGCTATCAACGCAGCAACGCGTAGCAGCCAACTGCCAGCAATCCTGGCTTGTGATTGAGGATATTATTTCGCTGAGCGAAGCCCCCCACGGGCTGTTCAGCGGGAATAGTCGTTTCGTGTCTGTATTATAAACCAACGCAAATTGTATACAATGACATTCGCGTTAATATAATTCTATCTCAATAGCCAAATAAGGCCATCCTTTGACTCGTAGCTTTCGCGGCGATCCGCACGATTTCTTGTCCATCAAACGAGATCATGCCGTCTTATTGAGAATCGTCGAGCGAGCGTCGACTTCTTGAATGGGGCTATCTCTTGCGGACCCACTCATCGGAAGTAAGTCGTTTCTCAATCTTTGTTTGCGTTGATTCTTGGGATTCCCGAAGAGGCTCAGCCGGATTGAGCAGTAGATCAAGCGATTCTGCAATTCGATTCGCCCAATTTTCACATGCTTTGCTAATGTCGACGTGCACCCCAGAGGCCTCCTGGATGCCTGAAAGTTCCTCCGCATAAGGAGACGCTGACAGCAGCAACGCCCCATGCTGCAATACGGCCCCGCGACGACGTCTTTGAGCGCTGCCTAAGATTTTGATCGAACCGGGTGCAGTTTCAGTCGGCACTACCAAGTCGTCGTCGGTACGTCGCTGAAAACAGAGAAAGGGCTCATCAGGCTCATCTTCTGTGGGCAGTTTCTTGGCGAAGTCGTCCCAGAATTTCAGCGTAATATCCTGTTGAGCTAGAGCATCAATCGCCGCTTGGTGGACGACGCGGTAAATCCGGCTCGGCTCCTGAACTGCGGCGTGGTCTGAAGGCAAGCATAGAGAGTAGGTGAGTTCCTGATCGTGCAGCAGCGTGCCGCCGCCCGACAATCGGCGCACCACCGGCAACGACTGGCTACCCGTGTGCGATTGGCGGTCTTCGTACTTTTGAAAGTAACCCAGCGAGAGTATTGGCTCGCTCCACTGGTAGAAACGGAGCGTTGCAACGCCCTCGTCCGCCGCTTCCTCAAGTAAGCACTCGTCCACAACCATGTTCCGCACACCCGATTGGGGCGGATCGATGATCAAGCGGCAGGGGAACATAGTTCGTAGTTCCGCCTTTAGGCGGCTTACGGTCTACACATTGTTGAAGCTAGAAACCGCCTGAAGGCGGAACTACAAACTTAACTACAAGGACACATTAACACCGGCTGCCGCGCGGCTTGCACTTCATTGGGGCGGCTGATGGCTGTGGTGTGCGGCGATTCATGGAGCAGTTCGGCGTCCTCTTCGGTGATCTTGAACAGGACTTTGGCGAACGCGTCGAGCGTCTCTTTGCTTTCCGTTTCGGTTGGCTCGACCATGATCGATTCGGGGACGGTCAGCGGAAAGTAAACTGTTGGGGCATGGAAGCCGTAATCGAGCAGCCGCTTCGCGAAATCCATCGCCGTGACGTCTTTCTCCTTTTTCATGGCTGCCGCGCTGGCCACAAACTCGTGCATGCAGCGGTCACCCTGTGGGACCGGCAGGATGTTCTTCACCTGGCTGAGTAGGTAATTCGCGTTTAATACAGCATTGTCCGAAACGGCCCGCAACCCATCGGGGCCGTGAGTACGAATGTAGCAGTAAGCCCGGAGCAGCACACCGACGTTGCCAAAAAAGCCGCGAACACGACCGACCGACTTGGGGCGATCGTTGTCGAGGTGATATTTCTCGCCCCGCTTCACAACAACTGGTGCAGGCAAATAGGCTGCTAACTTCTCCGCCACACAAATCGGCCCCGCTCCAGGACCGCCGCCACCATGCGGGCCGCTGAAAGTCTTGTGGGGATTGTAATGTTGCATGTCCGCGCCCCCACTCCCCCCAGAACCCCAGTCTCCCGGGCGGGTCACGCCGAGGATGGCGTTCATGTTGGCCCCGTCGAGGTAGACCAGCCCGCCCCGCTCGTGCACCGCGTCGGCGATCTCCGCCATTGCCGGCTCGAAGATGCCAACCGTATTGGGGTTCGTGATCATCAGCACGGCAATCTGGTCGTCGAGCTTCCCGCGGAAGTCTTCCATGTCAACGCTGCCGTTGGTGAGCGTCTTCACAGTGACGACTTCAAAGCCCGCCATCACGGCGCTGGCAGGGTTCGTGCCGTGTGCGTTGTCGGGCACTAATACTTTGCGGCGTTGCTGGAGTTCGTCGATGTCCTCAAAGTAAGCCGCGGCGACCAAGAGTGCCGCGTACTCGCCATGTGCTCCCGCCGCAGGTTGGAGT belongs to Lacipirellulaceae bacterium and includes:
- the gcvPB gene encoding aminomethyl-transferring glycine dehydrogenase subunit GcvPB translates to MRNSRDTQLLFDLSKPGARGGRLPQCDVPEQRLGNLLPAASLAETPPELPEVSEPQVVRHFTNLSTQNMSVDTHFYPLGSCTMKYNPKRNERAAAMPAFAALHPYQPEETLQGMLHVLYEMQEYLQEISGLPACSLQPAAGAHGEYAALLVAAAYFEDIDELQQRRKVLVPDNAHGTNPASAVMAGFEVVTVKTLTNGSVDMEDFRGKLDDQIAVLMITNPNTVGIFEPAMAEIADAVHERGGLVYLDGANMNAILGVTRPGDWGSGGSGGADMQHYNPHKTFSGPHGGGGPGAGPICVAEKLAAYLPAPVVVKRGEKYHLDNDRPKSVGRVRGFFGNVGVLLRAYCYIRTHGPDGLRAVSDNAVLNANYLLSQVKNILPVPQGDRCMHEFVASAAAMKKEKDVTAMDFAKRLLDYGFHAPTVYFPLTVPESIMVEPTETESKETLDAFAKVLFKITEEDAELLHESPHTTAISRPNEVQAARQPVLMCPCS
- a CDS encoding FHA domain-containing protein, coding for MEVTLKVLAGAKKGAKIVVKKSEFTIGRSQECHLCVGSTSISRKHCMISRGENRVTVKDLGSRNGTLVNGQKTEGEVELKAGDELVVGPLKFQVRISSGLKNEKLPKVKSVAEAVERAANIPTGDSVELDIDSWLLGPDEPVKRPGETLSMQMDETSAIPLPKDKLPSEPTETIALDTADVRDEESPEDSSIDEASDSKKKKEPGKLPPLPKKDATKDSREAAENALRAWSRRR